The following are encoded in a window of Kitasatospora sp. NBC_01250 genomic DNA:
- a CDS encoding RNA polymerase-binding protein RbpA has product MASGNAIRGSRVGAGPMGEAERGESAPRNRISFWCANKHETRPSFAAEAVIPDTWDCPRCGFPAGQDEDNPPAPSRNEPYKTHLAYVRERRTDADGEAILAEALAKLRGEI; this is encoded by the coding sequence GTGGCAAGTGGCAACGCCATCCGTGGCAGCAGGGTCGGGGCCGGCCCGATGGGTGAGGCGGAGCGCGGCGAGTCCGCCCCGCGCAATCGGATCTCCTTCTGGTGCGCCAACAAGCACGAGACGCGCCCCAGCTTCGCCGCCGAGGCGGTCATCCCGGACACCTGGGACTGCCCGCGCTGCGGGTTCCCGGCCGGTCAGGACGAGGACAACCCGCCGGCTCCCTCGCGCAACGAGCCGTACAAGACGCACCTCGCCTACGTCCGTGAGCGGCGCACGGACGCCGACGGCGAGGCGATCCTGGCCGAGGCGCTCGCCAAGCTGCGGGGCGAGATCTGA
- the secG gene encoding preprotein translocase subunit SecG produces MVLGFSIALIIFSLIMVLLVLLHKGKGGGLSDMFGGGAMSAGGGSAVAERNLDRITVIVGLCWFACIVVLGLLIKVKS; encoded by the coding sequence GTGGTTCTCGGGTTCTCGATTGCCCTGATCATCTTCAGCCTGATCATGGTCCTGCTGGTGCTGCTGCACAAGGGCAAGGGCGGCGGTCTGTCCGACATGTTCGGTGGCGGCGCGATGTCGGCCGGCGGCGGTTCCGCGGTGGCCGAGCGCAACCTGGACCGCATCACCGTCATCGTGGGCCTCTGCTGGTTCGCCTGCATCGTCGTACTGGGTCTGCTGATCAAGGTCAAGAGCTGA